Proteins encoded by one window of Chryseobacterium sp. POL2:
- a CDS encoding ATP-binding protein: MKWEKIVGQEKLKHQLLSSINDNRVGHAQLFVGEEGYGTLAMALAFSQEILSRENPLAVQKVEHLNHLDLHFSFPIFTEKNISLSKRYFTEWREMILANPYSSFDDWTNYLDSEKKQFFISAQEAEDMHTKFALKSFEGGSKILIIWRADKMNEEAANKILKFLEEPPKNTYIILCANRIDTILPTILSRCQMLEVPRIEDEDIKNELIKRFPNQEESSIDTVVGQSRGDLNIASKILEAGTSANEFEELFIQWVRNAFMAKKKPEVLRAIIRWSHEISAWNRDKQIRFLEFCTETFRLALLQNYASPNLVYRKLDSNGFGWDAFSTYISGANIEAILEELTDASYHISRNANAKVVLTDMGIKLTRHIHKKHT; this comes from the coding sequence ATGAAATGGGAAAAAATCGTCGGTCAAGAAAAATTGAAGCATCAGCTTTTGTCAAGTATTAATGATAATCGGGTAGGGCATGCACAATTATTTGTTGGAGAAGAAGGTTATGGCACTTTAGCGATGGCTCTTGCGTTTTCACAAGAGATTCTTTCGCGAGAAAATCCATTGGCTGTGCAAAAAGTAGAACATCTTAACCACCTCGATTTGCATTTCAGTTTTCCAATTTTTACCGAAAAAAATATTTCACTCAGCAAACGCTATTTCACAGAATGGCGTGAAATGATTCTTGCAAATCCTTATTCTAGTTTTGATGATTGGACCAATTATTTAGATTCCGAAAAAAAACAATTCTTTATCTCTGCACAAGAAGCCGAAGACATGCACACCAAATTTGCTTTAAAAAGCTTTGAAGGTGGTAGCAAAATTCTCATTATTTGGCGTGCTGACAAAATGAATGAAGAAGCGGCGAATAAAATCCTGAAATTCTTAGAAGAACCGCCCAAAAATACATATATTATACTTTGTGCTAATAGGATAGATACTATTTTGCCAACCATATTATCGCGTTGTCAAATGCTTGAAGTACCTCGTATTGAAGACGAAGACATTAAGAACGAATTGATAAAACGTTTCCCAAATCAGGAAGAATCATCTATTGATACGGTGGTCGGCCAATCGCGTGGTGATCTTAATATCGCTTCTAAAATCTTAGAAGCAGGAACTTCCGCCAACGAGTTCGAAGAGCTCTTTATCCAATGGGTTCGTAATGCTTTTATGGCGAAAAAGAAACCCGAAGTTTTGCGTGCAATTATCCGTTGGTCGCACGAGATCAGCGCATGGAACAGGGATAAACAAATTCGATTTTTAGAGTTTTGTACAGAAACTTTCCGTCTTGCATTGCTTCAAAACTATGCAAGTCCCAATTTGGTTTATAGAAAATTGGATAGCAATGGTTTTGGGTGGGATGCTTTTTCGACTTACATCAGCGGTGCCAATATTGAAGCTATTTTGGAAGAATTAACAGATGCCAGTTATCATATTTCTCGTAACGCAAATGCCAAAGTTGTACTTACAGATATGGGCATCAAATTGACAAGACATATCCATAAAAAGCACACATAA